A window of the Streptomyces sp. NBC_00250 genome harbors these coding sequences:
- a CDS encoding DsbA family oxidoreductase, whose translation MFDPTTTDLTPPRGVVTVFSDIWCSFAHIAIHRLHTTRARLGLEEQVSFDLRAFPLELLNDAPSPRPGTDSEVARMGSLEPAAGWQLWQAKDWLYPSTTLPALEAVLAAKEQSLNASEQLDLGLRRAFWAESRCISHRKVILDVAAETGAVDVDALAEALDDGRARRALADQAALAKSDRVNCSPHLFLPDGSDHANPGIDVGWEGAYGIGWPVIGSDDPKVFEDILLRAATE comes from the coding sequence ATGTTCGACCCGACCACCACCGACCTGACGCCCCCGCGCGGAGTCGTCACCGTCTTCTCCGACATCTGGTGTTCCTTCGCGCACATCGCGATCCACCGGCTGCACACCACCCGGGCCCGCCTCGGCCTGGAGGAGCAGGTCTCCTTCGACCTGCGCGCCTTCCCGCTCGAACTGCTCAACGACGCCCCGAGCCCCCGCCCCGGCACGGACAGCGAGGTCGCCCGGATGGGCAGCCTGGAGCCGGCCGCCGGCTGGCAGCTGTGGCAGGCCAAGGACTGGCTCTACCCGTCGACGACCCTGCCCGCCCTGGAGGCGGTGCTCGCCGCCAAGGAGCAGAGCCTGAACGCCTCGGAGCAGCTCGACCTCGGGCTGCGCCGGGCCTTCTGGGCCGAGTCGCGCTGCATCAGCCACCGCAAGGTGATCCTGGACGTCGCCGCGGAGACCGGCGCCGTCGACGTCGACGCCCTCGCCGAGGCCCTGGACGACGGGCGCGCGCGCCGGGCGCTGGCGGACCAGGCGGCGCTCGCCAAGAGCGACCGGGTGAACTGCAGCCCCCATCTGTTCCTGCCCGACGGCTCCGACCACGCCAACCCCGGCATCGACGTGGGCTGGGAAGGCGCGTACGGCATCGGCTGGCCGGTGATCGGCTCGGACGACCCGAAGGTGTTCGAGGACATCCTGCTGAGGGCCGCCACTGAATAG
- a CDS encoding MBL fold metallo-hydrolase: MKASYSAGPDLHVLPSALPIPGLGDQPVNAFLLRSGQPLLVDTGMPVDREGFLESLWSLIEPADLRWVVVTHDDRDHTGALASILEAAPNAKVLANAISLTRISEEFAIPQERVVTANPGSRVKVGDRELSFHRPPTFDSPGTLAVFDHSDGTLYSSDSFGTVVEEISQDFADLSEEEFFHGFDVLNRAIAPWTALVDEAKFLRPVRELAALRPAKLLSAHGPTVREEAVPRLFEAMARIPSLPAWLPDADLDLEAALDAVESPAA, translated from the coding sequence ATGAAAGCGTCCTACTCCGCCGGGCCGGACCTCCACGTCCTCCCCTCGGCGCTGCCCATCCCGGGCCTCGGCGACCAGCCGGTGAACGCCTTCCTCCTCCGGTCCGGCCAGCCGCTCCTCGTGGACACCGGCATGCCCGTCGACCGGGAGGGCTTCCTGGAATCCCTCTGGTCGCTGATCGAGCCGGCCGATCTGCGCTGGGTCGTCGTCACCCACGACGACCGCGACCACACCGGCGCCCTCGCCTCGATCCTGGAGGCCGCGCCGAACGCGAAGGTGCTCGCCAACGCCATATCGCTGACGCGAATATCGGAAGAGTTCGCCATTCCGCAGGAACGGGTGGTCACCGCGAACCCGGGAAGCCGCGTGAAAGTCGGCGACCGCGAGCTGAGTTTTCACCGGCCTCCCACGTTCGATTCGCCCGGAACCCTCGCCGTGTTCGACCATTCCGATGGAACGCTCTACAGCTCCGACAGCTTCGGGACCGTCGTCGAAGAAATCAGCCAGGACTTCGCCGACCTTTCCGAGGAGGAATTCTTCCACGGCTTCGATGTCCTGAACCGGGCGATAGCACCGTGGACCGCGCTCGTCGACGAGGCGAAATTCCTCCGGCCGGTGCGCGAACTGGCCGCCCTGCGCCCCGCGAAGCTGCTCAGCGCCCATGGGCCGACCGTCCGCGAGGAGGCCGTACCGCGCCTCTTCGAGGCGATGGCCCGCATCCCCTCCCTGCCCGCCTGGCTGCCCGACGCCGACCTCGACCTGGAGGCGGCGCTCGACGCCGTCGAGTCCCCGGCCGCCTGA
- a CDS encoding DMT family transporter, translating to MHTALLAAALLVGCLLAVQASVNLQLNSAVGTPYGASTIQLSVATGLLTVLAVAAGALGALGKLPDVEPWQLLGGLASPLYITSGILLFPRLGALAAVGLFVTGQMFASLALDLFGLLGLEQQDLSVGIVVGAVAVLAGIVVIIRGMKAAAPPGAPKMSSAGRAGWLALGVLAGAVLPVQGAVNAQLRAQLKEPVTVAVISFAVATFTIAVVLLVLYATRKTPKPKIAPLKKMPWWGWLGGACAAAYVTGTFLLIPEIGAAVTIALTVTGQQLTSALIDHKGLFKLPQRSLTKARTLGLALLIAGSLTIQLV from the coding sequence ATGCACACCGCGCTCCTCGCCGCGGCCCTGCTGGTCGGCTGCCTCCTGGCCGTCCAGGCCTCGGTGAACCTCCAGCTCAACTCGGCCGTCGGCACCCCGTACGGCGCCTCGACGATCCAGCTCAGCGTCGCGACCGGTCTGCTGACCGTGCTCGCGGTGGCGGCCGGAGCGCTCGGCGCGCTCGGCAAACTGCCCGACGTCGAGCCCTGGCAGCTCCTGGGCGGACTCGCCAGTCCGCTCTACATCACCAGCGGCATCCTGCTCTTCCCACGGCTCGGCGCCCTCGCCGCCGTCGGGCTCTTCGTCACCGGCCAGATGTTCGCCTCGCTCGCGCTCGACCTCTTCGGCCTCCTCGGCCTCGAACAGCAGGACCTGAGCGTCGGGATCGTCGTCGGCGCCGTGGCCGTGCTCGCCGGCATCGTCGTGATCATCCGGGGCATGAAGGCCGCGGCTCCCCCCGGCGCACCGAAGATGTCGAGCGCCGGCCGCGCCGGCTGGCTCGCCCTCGGCGTGCTCGCCGGAGCCGTGCTGCCCGTGCAGGGCGCGGTCAACGCCCAGCTGCGCGCCCAGCTCAAGGAGCCCGTCACCGTCGCCGTGATCAGCTTCGCCGTGGCGACCTTCACCATCGCCGTCGTCCTGCTCGTGCTGTACGCGACCCGGAAGACGCCGAAGCCCAAGATCGCCCCGCTGAAGAAGATGCCCTGGTGGGGCTGGCTCGGTGGCGCCTGCGCCGCCGCCTACGTCACCGGCACCTTCCTGCTCATCCCCGAGATCGGGGCGGCGGTGACCATCGCGCTCACCGTGACGGGCCAGCAGCTCACCTCGGCCCTGATCGACCACAAGGGCCTCTTCAAGCTCCCCCAGCGCTCCCTCACCAAGGCGCGCACCCTCGGCCTCGCCCTGCTGATCGCCGGCTCCCTGACCATCCAGCTCGTCTGA
- a CDS encoding TetR/AcrR family transcriptional regulator has protein sequence MSDDEQRGRGAASVHRVGGLLGDLQAVDDQPVAPRRRADAERNRAQILAAAEQLFAQQDPRTVTMDGIAKAAGVGRATLYRSFPDPSSVAVALLDEHERLLQGQLIYGPPPLGPGAPAGERLAAFYLAMLDLLERHLPLALGAETGPARFRTGAYGFWRVHVRTLLVDHGIQDPDPLIDIALSPLSPELFQFQRHELGLSTERIGRSLADFARQLLRSGE, from the coding sequence ATGAGCGACGACGAGCAGCGGGGTCGTGGAGCCGCCTCCGTCCACCGGGTCGGCGGGCTCCTCGGCGATCTTCAGGCCGTGGACGACCAGCCGGTCGCCCCGCGCAGACGCGCGGACGCGGAACGCAACCGGGCCCAGATCCTGGCCGCGGCCGAGCAGCTCTTCGCCCAGCAGGATCCGCGGACGGTCACCATGGACGGGATCGCCAAGGCCGCCGGGGTGGGCCGCGCCACGCTCTACCGGAGCTTCCCCGATCCGTCGTCGGTCGCCGTCGCGCTGCTCGACGAGCACGAGCGCCTGCTCCAGGGCCAGCTCATCTACGGCCCGCCGCCGCTCGGTCCCGGCGCACCCGCGGGGGAGCGGTTGGCGGCGTTCTACCTGGCGATGCTCGATCTGCTCGAACGCCATCTGCCGCTGGCCCTCGGGGCGGAGACCGGCCCCGCGCGCTTCCGGACGGGGGCCTACGGCTTCTGGCGCGTCCACGTCCGTACGCTGCTCGTCGACCACGGGATCCAGGACCCGGACCCGCTGATCGACATCGCGCTCAGCCCGCTGTCACCCGAACTGTTCCAGTTCCAGCGGCACGAACTCGGGCTGTCGACCGAGCGCATCGGCCGCTCCCTGGCGGACTTCGCCCGCCAGCTCCTGCGTTCGGGGGAGTGA
- a CDS encoding TetR family transcriptional regulator: MAIQQRAERTRQEILSAAARVFDGQGYDRASLARIAGEARVTTGALVFHFATKADLATAVRGRARAVTRITVESACLSTEGVGGTAIDKLVIATHALIRLFETDPMARAGERLARELQLTDPGLSGDCPWRREVARLARFAEAEKALRPGVDATAVAALIGYVITGVELEMRCPNGPTGESWPPDEPRTTENGALRGPAEQRLDRIWKLILPGLVHPAGRRRGA; encoded by the coding sequence ATGGCGATTCAGCAGCGGGCGGAACGTACTAGACAGGAGATCCTGTCGGCGGCCGCGAGGGTGTTCGACGGGCAGGGCTACGACCGGGCGTCGCTGGCCAGGATCGCCGGCGAGGCCCGGGTGACCACCGGCGCGCTGGTCTTCCACTTCGCGACGAAGGCCGATCTGGCCACGGCGGTCAGGGGAAGGGCCCGAGCGGTCACCCGGATCACGGTCGAGTCGGCCTGCCTGTCGACGGAGGGGGTCGGCGGCACGGCCATCGACAAGCTGGTGATCGCCACGCACGCGCTGATCCGGCTCTTCGAGACCGACCCCATGGCACGGGCCGGCGAACGCCTCGCGCGGGAACTCCAATTGACCGACCCCGGGCTCTCCGGGGACTGCCCCTGGCGGCGCGAGGTGGCGCGCCTGGCGCGCTTCGCGGAGGCGGAGAAGGCCCTGCGTCCCGGCGTGGACGCGACGGCGGTCGCCGCACTGATCGGCTATGTGATCACCGGGGTCGAGCTGGAGATGCGCTGCCCGAACGGCCCGACCGGCGAGAGCTGGCCGCCGGACGAGCCGAGGACGACCGAGAACGGCGCCCTGCGCGGGCCCGCCGAGCAACGACTCGACCGCATCTGGAAGTTGATCCTGCCGGGCCTCGTCCATCCGGCCGGGCGGCGGCGCGGCGCCTGA
- a CDS encoding DMT family transporter — protein MQKQSSRLALAAAGVTVVLWASAFVSIRSAGEAYSPGALALGRLLAGALVLGAVLLVRREGLPPRAAWPGIVISGLLWFGVYMVVLNWGEQEVDAGTAAMVVNIGPILIALLGARFLKESLPPRLLAGMAVSFAGAVVVGLSMSRASAGAHASLLGVLLCVLAAMAYAGGVVAQKPALAHCSALQVTTFGCLVGAVACLPFAGQLVEEAGRAPLSATLNMLYLGVFPTALAFTTWAYALARTTAGRMGATTYAVPALVVLMAWLFLGELPGLLTLAGGALCLAGVAVSRSRSRAAAGAGTAEST, from the coding sequence ATGCAGAAGCAATCCTCGCGGCTCGCGCTCGCCGCCGCCGGTGTCACGGTCGTCCTGTGGGCCTCCGCCTTCGTCTCCATCCGCAGCGCCGGAGAGGCCTACTCCCCGGGCGCGCTCGCGCTCGGGCGGCTGCTCGCCGGGGCCCTGGTCCTCGGGGCCGTCCTCCTGGTCCGGCGGGAGGGGCTGCCGCCCCGGGCGGCCTGGCCGGGGATCGTGATCTCGGGCCTGCTCTGGTTCGGGGTGTACATGGTGGTGCTCAACTGGGGCGAGCAGGAGGTCGACGCGGGCACGGCGGCGATGGTGGTGAACATCGGACCGATCCTGATCGCGCTGCTCGGCGCCCGGTTCCTGAAGGAGTCGCTGCCACCCAGACTGCTCGCGGGCATGGCGGTGTCCTTCGCGGGCGCGGTGGTCGTGGGCCTCTCGATGTCCCGCGCCTCCGCCGGCGCACACGCCTCGCTGCTCGGGGTCCTGCTCTGCGTCCTCGCGGCGATGGCGTACGCGGGCGGGGTCGTGGCGCAGAAGCCCGCGCTCGCCCACTGCAGCGCGCTGCAGGTGACGACCTTCGGGTGCCTGGTGGGCGCGGTGGCGTGTCTGCCGTTCGCGGGGCAGCTGGTCGAGGAGGCGGGCCGGGCCCCGCTGTCGGCGACCCTGAACATGCTCTACCTGGGGGTGTTCCCGACCGCCCTCGCGTTCACGACCTGGGCCTACGCCCTGGCCCGTACGACCGCGGGAAGGATGGGCGCGACGACGTACGCCGTGCCCGCCCTCGTCGTGCTGATGGCGTGGCTGTTCCTGGGCGAACTGCCGGGGCTGCTCACCCTCGCCGGGGGCGCGCTGTGCCTGGCCGGTGTGGCCGTGTCCCGCTCGCGTTCGCGGGCCGCCGCCGGCGCCGGAACGGCCGAATCCACCTGA
- a CDS encoding ArsR/SmtB family transcription factor, with the protein MAASDLAALAALFADETRAAFVLALLDGRAWTAGELARHAGVAPSTASEHLGKLVTGGVLAEERQGRHRYVRLADPGIAHLVEDLATRSEPAVASPPRSLGAANAGRAMARGRTCYDHLAGRLGIAITEAMTVRGLLRQDTGFALTDRGLAWFDQLGIPLVRRGRRPVARGCLDWTERRPHLAGIAGAALCRHALDAEWCVRIGSERAVKVTGRGESELYAHLGIAPEELR; encoded by the coding sequence ATGGCAGCCAGTGACCTCGCCGCACTCGCGGCGCTCTTCGCGGACGAGACCCGCGCCGCGTTCGTACTCGCCCTGCTCGACGGACGGGCCTGGACCGCCGGGGAACTCGCCCGGCACGCGGGCGTGGCGCCGTCCACCGCGAGCGAGCACCTCGGAAAGCTCGTCACCGGCGGGGTGCTCGCGGAGGAACGCCAGGGGCGGCACCGGTACGTGCGCCTCGCCGACCCCGGGATCGCGCATCTCGTCGAGGACCTGGCCACCCGGTCCGAGCCCGCGGTGGCCTCACCGCCGCGCTCGTTGGGCGCCGCGAACGCCGGGCGGGCGATGGCCCGGGGGCGGACGTGTTACGACCATCTCGCCGGGCGGCTCGGCATCGCGATCACCGAGGCGATGACGGTGCGCGGGCTGCTGCGCCAGGACACCGGGTTCGCGCTCACGGACCGGGGTCTGGCCTGGTTCGACCAGCTGGGCATCCCTCTCGTACGCCGGGGGCGGCGGCCCGTCGCGCGCGGCTGTCTCGACTGGACCGAGCGGCGGCCGCACCTCGCGGGGATCGCGGGAGCCGCGCTGTGCCGACATGCGCTGGACGCCGAGTGGTGCGTACGGATCGGGTCCGAGCGGGCCGTGAAGGTGACCGGGCGGGGCGAGAGCGAGCTGTACGCGCACCTGGGCATCGCGCCGGAGGAGCTGCGGTGA
- a CDS encoding TetR/AcrR family transcriptional regulator gives MARPRKPLLSRDRIVETAGALVDAEGLGALSTRRLAAELGVSGPSLYNHFRTKDEILDAVADAVSTKIDLSMFAEDDGRDWLTALHDWAVSYRAALADHPHIVPVLAQGPGRRPAGLRVADAVFGAMVRAGWPPAQATSIGALMRYFITGSALGSFARGFVDDETAYDPADYPHLGQAHRLAEHRQKVDEGAFDTGLRALLDGLRLQYEARTREPAAPHDMSATTEA, from the coding sequence ATGGCCCGACCGCGCAAGCCCCTGCTCAGCCGAGACCGCATCGTCGAGACGGCGGGCGCACTCGTGGACGCGGAGGGCCTCGGGGCGCTCTCGACCCGACGGCTCGCGGCCGAACTCGGGGTGAGCGGGCCCTCGCTCTACAACCACTTCCGCACCAAGGACGAGATCCTCGACGCCGTCGCCGACGCGGTGAGCACGAAGATCGATCTGTCGATGTTCGCGGAGGACGACGGCCGCGACTGGCTGACGGCGCTGCACGACTGGGCCGTCTCCTACCGGGCCGCCCTCGCCGACCACCCGCACATCGTCCCGGTCCTGGCCCAGGGCCCCGGCCGTCGTCCGGCCGGCCTGCGCGTCGCGGACGCCGTGTTCGGCGCGATGGTCCGCGCGGGCTGGCCGCCGGCCCAGGCCACCTCCATCGGCGCGCTGATGCGGTACTTCATCACCGGCTCGGCCCTCGGCTCCTTCGCCCGTGGCTTCGTCGACGACGAGACGGCCTACGATCCGGCCGACTACCCCCACCTCGGCCAGGCGCACCGCCTCGCCGAGCACCGGCAGAAGGTCGACGAGGGCGCCTTCGACACGGGCCTGCGGGCGCTGCTCGACGGGCTGCGGCTCCAGTACGAGGCCCGGACGCGGGAGCCCGCGGCTCCGCACGACATGTCGGCCACCACCGAAGCGTGA
- a CDS encoding acyl-CoA dehydrogenase family protein — translation MNLELSEEQEAVRRLAEDFVAREVTPHATAWDRAEEVDRAIVKKLGAVGFLGLTIPEEYGGSGGDHLAYCLVTEELGRGDSSVRGIVSVSLGLVAKTVAAWGGEEQKREWLPRLASGEALGCFGLTEPGTGSDAGNLATRAVRDGGTGDYMINGTKMFITNGTWADVVLLFARTNDTPGHKGVSAFLVPTDTPGLTRRPVHGKLGLRGQATAELVLEDVRVPAAAMLGPEGKGFAVAMSALAKGRMSVAAGCVGIAQAALDAAVRYAGEREQFGKPIASYQLVQELISDIAVDVDAARLLTWRVADLIDRGQDFATAASKAKLYASEAAVRAANNALQVFGGYGYIDEYPVGKLVRDARVMTLYEGTSQIQKLIIGRALTGVSAF, via the coding sequence ATGAATCTGGAACTCAGCGAGGAGCAGGAAGCCGTACGGCGGCTCGCCGAGGACTTCGTCGCACGCGAGGTCACCCCGCACGCCACGGCGTGGGACCGCGCCGAGGAGGTGGACCGGGCGATCGTGAAGAAGCTCGGTGCCGTCGGCTTCCTCGGGCTCACGATCCCGGAGGAGTACGGCGGTTCCGGCGGCGACCACCTCGCGTACTGCCTGGTGACCGAGGAGCTCGGCCGCGGCGACTCCTCCGTGCGCGGCATCGTCTCCGTCTCCCTCGGCCTGGTCGCCAAGACCGTCGCCGCCTGGGGCGGCGAGGAGCAGAAGCGGGAGTGGCTGCCCCGGCTCGCCTCCGGCGAGGCGCTCGGCTGCTTCGGCCTCACCGAGCCGGGCACCGGCTCCGACGCCGGGAACCTCGCCACGCGCGCGGTGCGGGACGGCGGCACCGGTGACTACATGATCAACGGCACCAAGATGTTCATCACCAACGGCACCTGGGCCGATGTCGTCCTGCTCTTCGCCCGCACCAACGACACCCCCGGCCACAAGGGCGTCTCCGCCTTCCTCGTCCCCACCGACACCCCCGGCCTCACCCGCCGCCCCGTCCACGGCAAGCTCGGCCTTCGCGGCCAGGCCACCGCCGAACTGGTCCTGGAGGACGTCCGCGTCCCGGCCGCGGCGATGCTCGGCCCCGAGGGCAAGGGCTTCGCCGTCGCCATGTCCGCCCTCGCCAAGGGCCGCATGTCCGTCGCGGCCGGCTGTGTCGGCATCGCGCAGGCCGCCCTCGACGCGGCCGTGCGGTACGCGGGGGAGCGGGAGCAGTTCGGCAAGCCCATCGCCTCCTATCAGCTCGTGCAGGAGCTGATCAGCGACATCGCCGTCGACGTGGACGCCGCCCGGCTGCTCACCTGGCGGGTCGCCGATCTGATCGACCGGGGCCAGGACTTCGCGACCGCCGCCTCCAAGGCCAAGCTGTACGCCTCCGAGGCCGCCGTGCGCGCCGCGAACAACGCCCTGCAGGTCTTCGGCGGCTACGGCTACATCGACGAGTACCCGGTCGGCAAGCTGGTCCGCGACGCGCGCGTGATGACCCTCTACGAGGGCACGAGCCAGATCCAGAAGCTCATCATCGGCCGGGCGCTGACGGGGGTCTCCGCCTTCTGA
- a CDS encoding YiaA/YiaB family inner membrane protein: MSDTPVKQQNTAAYYMQAVLSFGIALAAVAIGIFQLEASAWVRAFLAVAVLYLTTSAFTLAKVVRDRQEAGQIVSRVDQARLEKLLAEHDPFQKL; the protein is encoded by the coding sequence ATGAGCGACACACCGGTCAAGCAGCAGAACACCGCGGCCTACTACATGCAGGCCGTCCTCTCCTTCGGGATCGCCCTCGCGGCCGTGGCCATCGGCATCTTCCAGCTGGAGGCCAGTGCCTGGGTCCGCGCCTTCCTCGCCGTCGCGGTCCTCTACCTCACCACCTCGGCGTTCACGCTCGCCAAGGTCGTCCGCGACCGCCAGGAGGCCGGGCAGATCGTCAGTCGGGTCGACCAGGCCCGGCTGGAGAAGCTGCTCGCCGAGCACGACCCCTTCCAGAAGCTCTGA
- a CDS encoding TetR/AcrR family transcriptional regulator, whose protein sequence is MSAAEETPGGEDMPWGEVTPEAARRLLVAAVEAFAERGYHATTTRDIAGRAGMSPAALYIHYKTKEELLHRISRIGHDKALEILRAAADGDGTAAERLADAVRSFVRWHAERHTTARVVQYELDALGPDHRTEIVELRRESDAAVRGIINEGVAAGEFDVPDVPGTTVAVLSLCIDVSRWFTTQGRRTPDEVGALYADLVLRMVGAQK, encoded by the coding sequence ATGAGCGCGGCGGAGGAGACGCCCGGGGGCGAGGACATGCCCTGGGGCGAGGTCACGCCCGAGGCGGCCCGGCGACTGCTGGTGGCCGCCGTCGAGGCGTTCGCCGAGCGCGGCTACCACGCCACCACCACCCGGGACATCGCCGGCCGCGCGGGGATGAGCCCGGCCGCGCTCTACATCCACTACAAGACCAAGGAAGAGCTGCTCCACCGGATCAGCCGCATCGGTCACGACAAGGCCCTGGAGATCCTCCGGGCCGCGGCCGACGGCGACGGCACGGCCGCCGAGCGCCTCGCCGACGCCGTCCGGTCCTTCGTCCGCTGGCACGCCGAGCGCCACACCACCGCGCGGGTCGTCCAGTACGAGCTCGACGCCCTCGGCCCCGACCACCGCACCGAGATCGTGGAGCTGCGCCGCGAGTCCGACGCGGCCGTGCGCGGCATCATCAACGAGGGTGTGGCGGCCGGTGAGTTCGACGTGCCGGACGTCCCCGGCACCACGGTCGCCGTGCTCTCGCTCTGCATCGACGTCTCGCGCTGGTTCACCACCCAGGGCCGCCGGACGCCCGACGAGGTCGGCGCACTCTACGCCGACCTCGTCCTCAGGATGGTCGGCGCTCAGAAGTAG
- a CDS encoding MaoC family dehydratase, translated as MAEPRIFTSAEELRAGVGEQLGHSDWVEIDQKRIDLFADATGDHQWIHVDPERAADGPFGTTIAHGYLTLSLLPLFVPQVLRVEGMKMGLNYGTEKVRFPAPVPVGSRLRATAVLTKVEEAGGGVQVTAAVTVEREGSEKPVCVAESVSRYYF; from the coding sequence ATGGCCGAGCCGAGGATCTTCACCTCCGCCGAGGAGCTGCGCGCGGGGGTCGGCGAGCAGCTGGGGCACAGCGACTGGGTCGAGATCGACCAGAAGCGGATCGACCTCTTCGCGGACGCGACCGGGGACCACCAGTGGATCCACGTGGACCCGGAACGCGCCGCCGACGGGCCGTTCGGCACCACCATCGCGCACGGCTATCTGACCCTGTCGCTGCTCCCGCTGTTCGTTCCGCAGGTGCTGCGGGTCGAGGGCATGAAGATGGGCCTCAACTACGGCACGGAGAAGGTGCGCTTCCCCGCCCCGGTCCCGGTCGGCTCGCGGCTGCGCGCCACGGCCGTCCTGACGAAGGTCGAGGAGGCGGGCGGCGGCGTGCAGGTGACGGCGGCCGTGACGGTGGAGCGCGAGGGCTCCGAGAAGCCGGTCTGCGTCGCCGAGTCGGTCTCCCGTTACTACTTCTGA
- the soxR gene encoding redox-sensitive transcriptional activator SoxR, whose amino-acid sequence MPQIPEKIHELTVGQLSARSGAAVSALHFYEAKGLISSRRTSGNQRRYGRDTLRRVAFVRAAQRVGIPLATIREALAQLPEERTPTNEDWARLSAAWRTELDERIKQLGRLRDHLTDCIGCGCLSLETCVLSNPDDAFGERMAGSRLLPVRNPAPADGDG is encoded by the coding sequence GTGCCGCAGATTCCAGAGAAGATCCACGAGCTCACCGTCGGCCAGCTCTCCGCCCGTAGCGGGGCCGCCGTCTCCGCCCTCCACTTCTACGAGGCGAAGGGGCTCATCAGCAGCCGTCGCACCAGCGGCAACCAGCGCCGCTACGGCCGTGACACCCTGCGCCGGGTCGCCTTCGTGCGCGCCGCCCAGCGGGTCGGGATCCCGCTGGCCACCATCCGCGAGGCGCTCGCCCAGCTCCCGGAGGAGCGCACGCCCACGAACGAGGACTGGGCCCGGCTCTCGGCGGCCTGGCGCACCGAACTGGACGAGCGCATCAAGCAGCTCGGCCGGCTCCGCGACCATCTGACGGACTGCATCGGCTGCGGCTGCCTCTCCCTGGAGACCTGCGTCCTGTCCAACCCCGACGACGCCTTCGGCGAGCGGATGGCGGGCTCCCGCCTGCTGCCCGTGCGCAACCCCGCCCCGGCCGACGGCGACGGTTAG
- a CDS encoding 3-keto-5-aminohexanoate cleavage protein, with protein MRAPPVLPVLQVCLNGSRGPGDSAAVPMSPESLAESAARAVAAGAGEVRVHPRTPCGGTSLSPRVLGPVLISVRAAVGTPVRVTTAMAAETDPGRRVERIGCWDVLPDLVSVDWHEPDAEETAAALLERGIGVEAVLWSRTDGPARFARSPLAPRVRRVLAKVPDAQSATRAEDEVGDTARSLLSALELPPLMPTLLHGENAGAWPVLRLARRLGLAARIGLEDTVLLPDGTRARSNAELVTAALSG; from the coding sequence CTGCGGGCGCCCCCGGTGCTGCCGGTACTGCAGGTCTGCCTCAACGGGTCACGGGGGCCCGGAGATTCGGCCGCGGTTCCGATGTCGCCCGAGTCGCTCGCGGAGTCCGCGGCCCGGGCGGTGGCGGCGGGTGCCGGGGAGGTGCGGGTGCATCCCCGTACGCCGTGCGGGGGTACGTCGCTCTCGCCCCGGGTGCTCGGCCCGGTCCTGATCTCGGTCCGGGCGGCGGTGGGCACACCCGTGCGGGTCACGACCGCCATGGCCGCCGAGACCGATCCGGGGCGCCGGGTGGAGCGGATCGGCTGCTGGGACGTGCTGCCCGATCTGGTGTCGGTCGACTGGCACGAGCCGGACGCGGAGGAGACGGCGGCAGCGCTGCTGGAGCGCGGGATCGGGGTCGAGGCCGTGCTGTGGTCCCGTACGGACGGCCCCGCCCGATTCGCGCGCTCGCCGCTCGCGCCCCGGGTACGACGGGTCCTCGCCAAGGTCCCGGACGCACAGTCTGCGACCCGGGCCGAGGACGAGGTCGGGGACACGGCGCGCTCGCTCCTGTCCGCGCTCGAACTCCCGCCCCTCATGCCCACGTTGCTCCACGGCGAGAACGCGGGTGCGTGGCCGGTGCTGCGGCTCGCCCGCCGTCTCGGCCTCGCCGCCCGGATCGGCCTTGAGGACACCGTGCTGCTTCCGGACGGCACACGAGCGCGCTCGAACGCGGAGCTGGTGACCGCGGCCCTGTCCGGCTAA